The Niallia alba genome includes a window with the following:
- a CDS encoding SDR family oxidoreductase, whose product MKIILTGANRGLGIHLVKTALERGHTVLAGVRTIQEDSPINLLKKQYPDKVYTYFLDVTNEESVATAAKLAAEDVGSIDGIINNAGVLTERGKIIEELDFENVKFTMDVNVLGPMRVMKHFLPLLYKGKKKTIINISSEAGSIHNAYGGDFPYGISKAALNMFSVQLSRYVKEKDIAVHAVHPGWIKTDMGGENATGYPEESANGILDILEGKIEAKSELGFIDFKGQEMKI is encoded by the coding sequence ATGAAAATTATTCTTACAGGAGCTAATCGGGGATTGGGGATTCATCTAGTCAAAACGGCTTTGGAACGAGGCCATACTGTGCTTGCAGGTGTGCGAACAATACAAGAGGATTCCCCTATTAATCTATTGAAAAAACAATATCCAGATAAAGTATATACATATTTCCTTGATGTAACGAACGAGGAATCTGTTGCAACTGCAGCTAAATTAGCAGCAGAGGATGTCGGTTCTATCGATGGAATTATTAATAATGCCGGAGTTTTGACAGAGCGGGGAAAAATAATCGAAGAGCTAGACTTTGAAAATGTGAAGTTCACAATGGATGTTAATGTATTAGGACCAATGAGAGTAATGAAACATTTTCTACCACTCTTATATAAAGGGAAGAAGAAAACGATTATTAATATTTCTTCTGAAGCTGGTAGTATTCATAATGCTTATGGTGGTGATTTTCCCTATGGCATTTCGAAAGCTGCGCTGAACATGTTTAGTGTACAATTATCAAGATATGTGAAAGAAAAGGATATTGCTGTACATGCTGTCCATCCTGGTTGGATCAAAACGGATATGGGCGGCGAAAATGCTACAGGCTATCCAGAAGAATCAGCAAATGGCATACTAGATATTCTAGAAGGAAAGATAGAAGCAAAAAGTGAACTAGGATTTATTGATTTTAAAGGACAAGAAATGAAAATTTAG
- a CDS encoding GNAT family N-acetyltransferase translates to MKKEEVVTRQQLNQLHIGDLLSLATIVGWDYDREEIQTLLASGSVYGHVNIDKMVISCAAIIPYGAKLASIGMVIVHPDYRGRGLAKELLIQCMSQVTQNTALMLIATKEGRPVYEKLGFKEYSHVTKLLGEGKIFEVASDGYSISPLNKTDIKEMMELDEVAFGSGRELFLKNRIKQAKDTLVLKEQGIIVGYALAVKKPANLVLGPVVAQNDKQAMLLIQTIIATNKGSIRIDVLDGKTSLMKELETVGFQVNDRPPVMVKNLEAFPKRNNSLYAIAAQAYG, encoded by the coding sequence ATGAAAAAGGAAGAGGTAGTAACAAGGCAGCAGTTAAATCAATTACATATCGGAGACTTGCTATCCTTAGCCACGATCGTTGGTTGGGATTATGATAGAGAGGAAATACAAACTTTGCTCGCTTCAGGGAGTGTTTATGGACATGTAAATATCGATAAGATGGTTATATCCTGTGCGGCCATTATTCCTTATGGAGCTAAATTAGCCTCGATCGGCATGGTTATTGTCCATCCAGACTATCGAGGAAGAGGATTAGCGAAAGAGCTATTGATTCAGTGTATGAGCCAAGTAACACAAAATACCGCACTTATGTTAATTGCTACAAAAGAAGGTAGACCTGTATATGAAAAATTAGGCTTTAAAGAATATAGTCATGTGACAAAGCTTCTAGGGGAAGGAAAAATATTTGAGGTAGCATCGGATGGTTATTCCATTAGTCCGTTAAACAAAACTGATATAAAAGAAATGATGGAGTTAGACGAAGTGGCATTTGGAAGTGGGAGAGAACTATTTCTAAAAAATAGGATAAAGCAGGCAAAGGATACACTTGTGCTAAAGGAACAAGGCATAATTGTTGGATATGCTCTTGCTGTTAAAAAACCTGCTAATCTCGTACTTGGTCCAGTAGTTGCTCAAAATGATAAACAAGCGATGCTCCTTATTCAAACAATAATTGCGACCAATAAGGGAAGTATACGAATAGATGTATTAGATGGGAAGACATCATTAATGAAAGAATTAGAGACAGTAGGATTTCAAGTAAACGATCGTCCCCCGGTAATGGTCAAGAATCTTGAAGCATTTCCAAAAAGAAATAATAGCTTATATGCAATTGCGGCACAGGCTTATGGATGA
- a CDS encoding CPBP family intramembrane glutamic endopeptidase codes for MMYKNKMGKVRSGWIILLAITATMIAQMILSAPGMIIAVIIESQIHPNISDETIDQVLDSSPLSLLSQGLGLIGGIAILFLLWKFVNKKRISEMGFKRFSPDFITGLGLGAVSIVFIFLILLFTKNIEMANSFASPDFSAYTLSYLLFFILVGFSEELTFRGYIMTTLADNGNSKTVVYIVSSLIFGVAHLLNPNVAVLGIINIFLVGLLFAYMYDKTKSLWMPIGYHITWNYFQGNVFGFPVSGTTPHGLYGIDVSMGNNWLTGGSFGLEGGLLATLMIVLGFVVTNLYTKKRVM; via the coding sequence ATGATGTATAAAAATAAAATGGGGAAAGTGAGGTCGGGCTGGATTATTTTGTTAGCTATAACAGCTACAATGATAGCGCAAATGATTCTTTCAGCCCCAGGTATGATTATCGCCGTAATTATTGAATCACAAATTCATCCTAATATTTCGGATGAAACGATTGATCAGGTTTTAGATAGTTCTCCGCTATCTCTCTTGTCTCAAGGTTTAGGATTAATCGGTGGTATCGCAATCTTGTTTCTTTTATGGAAGTTTGTTAATAAGAAGAGAATTTCAGAAATGGGATTTAAAAGGTTTTCTCCAGATTTTATTACTGGTTTAGGACTTGGTGCAGTGTCTATCGTCTTTATTTTTTTAATTCTATTATTCACCAAAAATATAGAGATGGCTAATTCTTTTGCTTCACCAGATTTTTCTGCCTACACGCTATCTTATCTTCTGTTTTTTATTTTAGTAGGGTTTTCAGAGGAACTAACATTTAGAGGCTACATTATGACAACACTTGCAGATAACGGTAACTCTAAGACGGTCGTGTATATCGTTTCCTCGCTTATTTTTGGTGTGGCACATTTATTAAATCCGAATGTGGCGGTTCTTGGAATTATTAATATTTTTCTTGTTGGGCTCCTGTTTGCTTATATGTATGATAAGACGAAAAGCCTATGGATGCCAATTGGTTACCATATAACGTGGAATTATTTTCAAGGAAATGTGTTTGGTTTTCCAGTTAGTGGTACTACTCCGCACGGTCTTTATGGAATCGATGTGTCCATGGGAAATAATTGGCTAACGGGCGGTTCTTTTGGCCTGGAAGGCGGTTTACTAGCTACTTTAATGATTGTTCTAGGTTTTGTTGTTACTAATCTATATACAAAGAAAAGAGTGATGTAA